A region from the Aegilops tauschii subsp. strangulata cultivar AL8/78 chromosome 5, Aet v6.0, whole genome shotgun sequence genome encodes:
- the LOC109741317 gene encoding receptor like protein kinase S.2, whose product MSLRRLCFVLPMDGDEVLVASADDDHDDDARRRPGEKLGSYVREKVGRALSCLRCGCRDSRSAADFEDMDGVYEVGARKIRGAAGPRVFSYSELYIGTSGFSEHEVLGSGGFGRVYRAVLPSDGTTVAVKCVASVGVDRFEKSFLAELAAVARLRHRNLVRLRGWCVRDEEELLLVYDYMPNRSLDRLLFAPASAAPGAPALGWDRRRRIVAGLAAALLYLHEQLDTQIIHRDVKTSNVMLDSEYNARLGDFGLARWLEHAVEDAPPTKKLELLPSPPSVRSTSSFSSSANYQFRLIDTSRIGGTIGYLPPESFQRRGAATAKSDVFSFGIVLLEVATGRRAVDLAYPDDQIFMLDWVRRLSDDGKLLKAGDRKLPDGARAMFDMGRFIHLGLLCSLHDPRARPTMKWVVENISGSCSGELPALPSFLALPKYISLTSSSDDSGSSTTIAGTNSTATSAASTKHMYATAAGTTIYLTAEDGRSPTGGSGENKSGSSQRSSPRPAVAVPNVDTPREISYKEIVEITNDFSESQVVAELDFGTGYEGFLDNGNGGRVHVLVKRLGMKTCPALRVRFANELCNLAKLRHRNLVQLRGWCTDHGEMLVVYDHSPGNLLSHHLLARHSNSGILSWRHRYGIVRALASAVLYLHEEWDEQVIHRNITSAAVFLDSDRSPRLGSFALAEFLSRNEHNNPHVVLPTGSGTARGIFGYMSPEYMESGEATAMADVYSFGVVVLEVVTGAMAVDMRSPEVLLVRKVQVGLEQDVRDVEALADRRLDDRFDRRELVRLAKLGIACTRSDPAARPSMRKVVSILDGNDEVLRKFERRMESREEWERKNVAALSLVRRLQALGIH is encoded by the coding sequence ATGTCGCTCCGCCGGCTGTGCTTCGTGCTGCCCATGGACGGGGACGAGGTCCTCGTGGCCTCCGCTGACGACGACCACGACGACGACGCCCGACGGCGCCCCGGGGAGAAGCTGGGCTCGTACGTCCGCGAGAAGGTCGGCCGCGCGCTGTCCTGCCTCCGCTGCGGGTGCCGCGACTCCCGGTCGGCGGCGGACTTCGAGGACATGGACGGCGTGTACGAGGTCGGGGCGAGGAAGATCAGAGGCGCGGCGGGGCCCAGGGTGTTCAGCTACTCGGAGCTCTACATCGGCACCAGCGGCTTCAGCGAGCACGAGGTGCTCGGCAGCGGGGGGTTCGGGCGGGTGTACCGCGCCGTGCTGCCCAGCGATGGCACCACGGTGGCCGTCAAGTGCGTCGCCAGCGTCGGCGTCGACCGCTTCGAGAAGTCGTTCTTGGCGGAGCTGGCCGCCGTTGCCCGGCTGCGGCACCGCAACCTCGTGCGCCTCCGCGGGTGGTGCGTCCGGGACGAGGAGGAGCTGCTGCTCGTGTACGACTACATGCCCAACCGTAGCCTCGACCGCCTCCTCTTCGCGCCGGCCTCGGCTGCCCCGGGCGCTCCCGCGCTCGGCTGGGACCGGCGGCGCCGCATCGTCGccggcctcgccgccgcgctgctCTACCTGCACGAGCAGCTCGACACGCAGATCATCCACCGGGACGTCAAGACCAGCAACGTCATGCTTGATTCGGAGTACAACGCCCGCCTGGGGGACTTCGGCCTCGCCCGCTGGCTCGAGCACGCCGTCGAGGACGCGCCGCCCACGAAGAAGCTCGAGCTGCTGCCGTCGCCGCCTTCCGTGCGGTCGACGTCGTCGTTTTCCTCGTCGGCCAACTACCAGTTCCGGCTGATCGACACGAGCAGGATCGGCGGCACCATCGGGTACCTCCCTCCGGAGAGTTTCCAGCGCAGGGGCGCGGCCACGGCCAAGTCCGACGTGTTCAGCTTCGGGATTGTGCTCCTGGAGGTAGCCACCGGACGCCGGGCGGTCGATCTGGCGTACCCCGACGACCAAATCTTCATGCTGGATTGGGTACGCCGGCTGTCCGACGACGGAAAGCTGCTCAAAGCCGGTGACCGTAAGCTGCCGGATGGCGCGCGCGCCATGTTCGACATGGGCCGGTTCATCCACCTCGGCCTCCTCTGCTCGCTGCATGACCCGAGGGCTCGTCCTACGATGAAGTGGGTGGTGGAGAACATCTCCGGCAGCTGCTCCGGCGAACTCCCGGCGCTTCCGTCCTTCTTAGCACTCCCAAAGTACATCTCTCTCACTTCATCCTCCGACGACTCCGGTTCATCGACAACAATCGCCGGCACGAACAGCACAGCCACCTCTGCCGCGTCGACGAAGCACATGTACGCCACAGCGGCTGGTACCACCATTTACCTCACGGCAGAAGACGGCAGGTCGCCCACAGGCGGCTCGGGTGAGAATAAGAGCGGCAGCAGCCAGCGATCGTCGCCGCGGCCAGCGGTGGCAGTTCCAAATGTGGACACTCCGCGTGAGATATCGTACAAGGAGATCGTGGAGATCACGAACGATTTCTCCGAGTCGCAGGTGGTAGCGGAGCTGGACTTCGGGACAGGGTACGAGGGCTTCTTGGACAACGGCAATGGCGGGCGCGTCCACGTCCTCGTGAAGCGGCTGGGCATGAAGACGTGCCCGGCGCTGCGCGTCCGGTTCGCGAACGAGCTCTGCAACCTGGCCAAGCTACGGCACCGGAACCTGGTGCAGCTGCGCGGGTGGTGCACGGACCACGGCGAGATGCTCGTCGTCTACGACCACTCCCCGGGGAACCTCTTGAGCCACCACCTCCTCGCCCGGCACAGCAATTCTGGCATCCTCTCGTGGCGCCACAGGTACGGCATCGTGAGGGCGCTGGCGTCCGCCGTGCTGTACCTGCACGAGGAGTGGGACGAGCAGGTCATCCACCGCAACATCACGTCGGCGGCGGTGTTCCTGGACTCCGACCGGAGCCCGCGGCTGGGCAGCTTCGCGCTCGCCGAGTTCCTGTCAAGAAACGAGCACAATAACCCCCACGTGGTCTTGCCCACCGGCTCGGGTACAGCGCGGGGCATCTTCGGGTACATGTCGCCGGAGTACATGGAGAGCGGCGAGGCCACCGCGATGGCCGACGTGTACAGCTTCGGGGTGGTGGTTCTCGAGGTCGTGACCGGCGCGATGGCGGTGGACATGAGGTCGCCGGAGGTGCTCCTCGTGAGGAAGGTGCAGGTCGGCCTGGAGCAGGACGTCCGTGACGTGGAGGCGCTCGCGGACAGGCGGCTGGACGACAGGTTCGATCGGCGAGAGCTGGTGCGGCTGGCGAAGCTGGGCATCGCGTGCACGCGGTCGGACCCGGCGGCGCGGCCGAGCATGAGGAAAGTCGTGAGCATTCTGGACGGCAACGACGAGGTGCTGAGGAAGTTCGAGCGGCGGATGGAGAGCAGGGAGGAGTGGGAGAGGAAGAATGTGGCGGCTTTGTCCTTGGTGAGGAGACTGCAGGCTCTTGGCATACACTGA